The DNA window CAGCCAAGACTATGTCGATCCTTTTAGGAGCTATTGCATCTATATCACTTTTAGTCGGTGGTATAGGTATCATGAATATTATGCTCGTATCGGTGACTGAAAGAACTCGTGAGATTGGTATTCGTATGGCAATTGGTGCGCGGGAGCACGATATTCTCCTTCAATTTCTTTTAGAAGCATGTGTGATTTCTATTGTAGGGTGCGTAATTGGTGTTTTATTAGGGTTAGGGGCCGCATTGCTCGTCAAGAAAATCGTGGGCACTGAAATTGTTATTTCAATACAATCGATTGTATTGGCATTTTCAGTTGCAGCGAGTGTAGGCGTATTTTTTGGATATTATCCAGCAAGTAAAGCTGCCAAGCTTCATCCAATCGAAGCTTTACGATATCAATAAATATTTATTTGAGAAGAAGTAATTCTGGAATGCTGTTTTCGGGAATCCAGACAATCGCATTTTGGCCAAATTCCCTTCCTAATCGAATCGCTTCTGTTTGATCAATCTCAAAAACTAAAAAACTCTCTTCGCCTGATCTTTCATTTTCATCGCATTTTCCTTCGCCATGAAGGTAACAAAGATGGAGCGTTTTAATTTTTTCCTCGAGCTGTTGATTGCGTTCTTTATTTTCTTGATTTGAGAGTTCAATACTTGCGGGGTTGAAAGCTGTGATGAATGCAGCTATCTTCTTGGGAGAAGTTTTATATATATCATGAAGTTCAGGACTGTATTGCCCTATCTTTAAAATAAACCTCGGTGATCCATATACATGATAGTGAGCTAGCTTGTATGACGCTAGAAGTTCATTATTGATAGAGGTGTCAGTCATGAGATCAATTCTGTGAAGAGAGGTATATTGTTAATTTTTTTTGAGAGTTACGATAATCTTTTCGAACATTGATCAAAAAGATGAAGATGCGGTTCACAAACTATAAAAACTATTTAATCACTCGGTGATATAACAAATTTTAAAGGCTTACTTAAACATCATACGTTTTAGAGTACCATCTTTATTCAAGAATGTATGTTTGAGGACGGCAAGGATATGAAGTCCCAATAAGACAAGCAGAATAATGCCAATCACTTCATGAGCATTTTTAAAGAAATCTCTCATAGCATCATCTCCCAAACCTTGAGCCAATGGAATACCAAACCATTTAATGCCATATTTACTATAGAGCGCCATCGCTGCACCTGATAGGGGTAACAAAATCATAATAAGATATAAAGCATGATGTGTGGCATGCGCTAATTTTTTCTCCCAAGCTTTCAACGTTTTAATAAGGGCTGGTGCTGGATGTGTCAGCCTCCAGAAAACTCTAAATGCAATAAGACCTAAGATTGTGATACCAAGTGATTTATGAAGATTAAAGTAAAAGGTACGAGGAGAAACTTCCTCATTCAATTGCCATGTATAAATACCTAAATCAAACAAGTCATAGCTTGAAGCTTTAGCAGCTTCTTTTGGTAGGTCGCACATATACCAACCTAATAAGAACATAAAAATAATGCCGAAACCAATAAGCCAATGAAGAATAATCGCAGTCTTTGTATATTTGGTCGATGCTATTGCCATGTTGAATTCCTTAAATTTAATAAAACTTGACTTATATTCTAGCGCACTCTAAAACATTGAGTATATCTAATAAAATTATTTTAATGGTAACCATGATTGATAAAAATATTTGATATAAACCAACATAAAAAAAGCAGCCAGTGGCTGCTTTTTTTGAATGTATATAAGATTTATTTACGTTTTTTTGTTTGTGATGCATTATCAAGTGCAAATGTTGTCATAGGATTTTGCATTAAAACAATCAAGCCACCTGTAATTGCTAAATATTGAAGCGCTTGTTGAAGTGGGATGAGATTCACAGGAGAAGGCATAATCGTGAAGGTAAATAAATAAGACAATGCGTTGATGAGTGTATAAATAGTTAACACAAACGCAGTTAATCTTGTTTTAAAGCCTATAAAAAGAGTTAAACCACCTAAAAGTTGAACAATAACTGAGATCGGTGCAAAAATACCTGGAAGACCGTGACTCATTAATCCGTTTTGGTAAGCGATATAACCATCCGGTGTGTTCATAATACCGTTAAGTGAAATGAGAATGGATACAAGAAAAATTTGTGCAAGAAATACACGCGCAATAGCAGGTAAAAATTTATTCATATAATCCTTAAAAGTAAATATAAAGAAAGCACATCATGCCTCTAACAGCATTAAGATGCAAGCGTTTCACTTATGGAAAATAAACTGAAAATTGAAATCGTAAAATGGATAGATGAGTATGAGTTGCTCACCATGATTCGTGAAAAAGTATTTATTGAGGAACAGAAAGTGACCTCTCAATTAGAATGGGATGGCATGGATAAAGAAGCGATTCATTTCTTGGCATTTAAAGATAAAAAGGCTGTCGGATGTGCGAGAGCTTTTGTGATTCAAAATCGTATGCAATTAGGACGTATGGCTGTCTTAAAGAAATATCGCGGAGAAGGCATTGGAAGTGCATTAATAGAAATAGCTATGACATTAGCTAAGCTTAATCAGCTCTCTGGGATTTATATCAGTGCACAATGTCATGCGATCAACTTTTATAAAAAATTTGGATTTGAAGTAACGAGCGATATTTATTTGGATGTGGAGATTCCACATCGAGATATGAAGTTAGATTTTTAAAAGTATTTTCTTAATGATGGCAGGAATCGCTGCTCCTTCAATATGATTGAGTGATAGCCAAGTATGTGGAATTTTTGAGCGCTGCGATTTGGCTTCAAGGATGCTATAAGTAATATCAAGTTTGAAATGCGTAAACGTCGTTGAAGCTTTTAAATTTTCTTCTAGCACATTCGTTTCTAATTCAAAGTATTTTTTAACCCATGCTTTAGATGTGGTCGATGTATTTTCGAACTGAGGTAGCGACCAAAGTCCTCCCCATATACCACCTTGAGGACGTTTAACAAGTAAAACTTCATCGTGATGTTTGATGATCACCATATGAGTGGATTGTGTAGGTATCTTTTTTTGAGGGCGAGGTGCAGGTATGAGATGAACTTTATTCTTTTGAAATGCGAGGCATGTTTTCTTTAGAGGACATAGAGTGCATTTAGGGTTTTTGTTGCATAAGGTCGCCCCTAAATCCATAAGCGCTTGTGTATAAGTATCGATGTTTTTATTTGGAAGAACTGACTCTGCGTAATCCCATAATTTTTTTTCTGTTTTAGGTAAGCCACTCCACTCCGCAATTAAAAAATAACGACTTAAGACACGCTTTACATTGCCATCAAGAATCGCCTTTTTTTGATTAAATGAGAATGCAGCAATAGCCCCTGCAGTTGAACGTCCAATACCAGGTATCTTCAACATCATGTCAAATTCAGATGGAAAATTACCGCCCATCTCTTCCATAATCATTTGTGCACCTTCATGTAAAAATCGTGCTCGTCGATAATAACCTAAACCACTCCATAGCTTCATGACTTCTTCTTCATCAGCATGTGCTAATGCTTTAATCGTCGGAAATTTTTTCATGAAGCGATTGTAATAATCAATGACGGTTGCGACTTGTGTTTGTTGCAACATGATTTCAGAAACCCAAACTGAGTAAGGATCTTTAGATTGTTGCCAGGGTAAATGATGCCGACCTGACTTGGCATGCCAAGTAATTAAAAGGTCAGCCAATGATTTCATGAAACGAGTTGATGTAGCCAGTGGCTAAAATTATGGATACCTTCTAGCCCTAGAAGATAGAGACCTATAAAAAATGCAGCAAAATAAAGAATGGTAAAAAGAATCCAGAAGAATGCGATCAAAATAAAGAATCCATCTTTATGGAGTTGGCCTAATGCACAAAATACAATAGCAAGGCCCGGGAAGAAATTATTTAAAGGGAGTATGCCAAAGGGCACTGCCATGAGTACACCTGAGAGAATGAGAATGAATGCTTCTATTTGAATGCCTAATGAATCGCGAATTAATAAAGCTAAGCGAGGCCTCGTAAACTTTTCAGTCCAGTGAATAATTTTAATGGCCGCATTTGTGATACGTCGCCAATTGTCAGCACTTAGAACAATCTCGTTTATTTTTTGAGGTAAATGAGGAGTGCTATATCCTTTTAAAATTTGCCAGCCAAAGGCAGCAAAAGCCACTCCCCCTAATACACTGATAGGCCCGACTGGAAACGGCTGCATAAAAGGTAGCGCTAATAAAAAACTGATCAATGAAAATCCAAAATGATTGAGTGCTGACAAACCTTCTTCAATGTTGACAGATTGACGTTCTGCCTTTTTAGCTATGCCGTGGAGTTTTTGAATGAGCGCTTGATGGTTAGACATAATCACCCACTAAAATAAATAAAAACGAGGATACCTAAAATGATGCGATACCAGGCAAAAGAAATAAAGGTATGTGTGGCTACAAAACGAATAAAAAGTTTAATGACAGCATAAGCACTTAAAAATGCAGTGACAAAACCAATCGCAAAAATAGGTAAATCTTGTATCGTTAAATCTTGGAAATTTTTGAGTAAATCAAAAAGGGATGCTGCTGCTATAACAGGAATGGCTAAATAAAAAGAAAATTCAGTAGCTGTCTTGCGATTAAGTCCTGTAAGCATACCACCCATGATGGTTGCTGCCGCTCTCGATACCCCGGGAATTAAAGATAAGCATTGTGCACAGCCAATTTTAAAAGCTTGCATCATACTGATATCGTTAGTCGCTTTTGAAATGATTCTTAAGGGACGTTTTTCAATCGCTATCATAACAACACCACCTAAGATGAGGGCGAGCGATACATAAATTGGTGAAAATAAATAAGCTTTAATGGCTTTATGAAATAAAAGACCTAGAATCGCTGCCGGCAAAAATGCAATGAAGAGACGTAAGACAAAGTTTTGTGAAGCTTGATCATGAAGCGCATGGCTTGAAACTTTGAAAAGTGTTTTACGATATTCGACGACAATTGCCAGTATCGACCCTAATTGAATAAAGATTTCAAAAACATTTGCAGACGTTTGGTTAAATTTTAAAAACTCAGCTGCAATAATTAAATGGCCTGTAGAACTCACAGGTAAAAATTCGGTGGCTCCCTCGACAAGGCCTAAAATGAAACTCGAAAAATAAAGTGAGAGATCCATTTATGTTTTTTGGTAGATCTCAACACCCTTCTTAATGAACTCAATTGATTTCTCTTCCATACCTTTTTTTAGAGCTTCATCTTCCTTCATGCCTTTCGATGCAGCATAGTCTCTGACATCTTGAGTAATTTTCATAGAGCAGAAATGAGGACCGCACATCGAACAGAAATGTGCTTGTTTAGCGCCTTCCTGTGGCAAGGTTTCATCGTGGAATTCTTTTGCTTTTTCAGGATCCAAACCTAAATTAAATTGGTCTTCCCAGCGGAATTCAAAACGTGCTTTGGATAGTGCGTTGTCACGAATTTGTGCGCCTGGATGACCTTTAGCAAGATCGGCAGCGTGCGCTGCAATTTTGTATGTGATGATACCGACTCTCACATCTTCTTTATCAGGTAACCCGAGATGTTCTTTAGGTGTGACGTAACATAACATCGCACAACCATACCAACCAATCATTGCAGCACCGATACCTGACGTGATGTGATCATAACCCGGAGCAATATCTGTGGTGAGAGGTCCTAATGTGTAGAAGGGGGCTTCGCCACAATGCTCAAGCTGAAGATCCATGTTTTCTTTAATAAGATGCATCGGCACATGACCTGGACCTTCGATCATACATTGCACGTCATGCTTCCATGCGATTTGTGTGAGTTCACCTAATGTTTTGAGCTCTGCAAATTGAGCTTCGTCATTCGCATCATAGATTGAACCCGGTCTTAAACCATCACCTAGACTGAAACTGACATCATAAGCTTTCATGATTTCGCAAATTTCTTCGAAGTGCGTGTAGAGGAAAGATTCTTGATGATGTGCTAGGCACCATTTCGCCATAATCGATCCACCGCGACTCACAATACCGGTCATACGTTTTGCAGTCATTGGGATATAACTTAATCTGACACCTGCATGAATCGTAAAATAATCTACACCTTGTTCTGCTTGTTCAATCAGTGTGTCTTTAAAAATTTCCCAAGTGAGATCTTCCGCTTTACCATCCACTTTTTCGAGTGCTTGATAAATAGGCACAGTACCAATGGGCACTGGACTATTACGAATAATCCATTCACGTGTTTCATGAATGTTTTTACCTGTAGATAAATCCATGACTGTATCTGCACCCCAGCGTGTACCCCACACCATTTTTTCTACTTCTTCACTGATGCTAGAACCTAATGCTGAATTACCGATGTTGGCATTAATTTTGACTAAGAAATTTCGGCCAATAATCATCGGCTCTGTTTCAGGATGATTAATGTTGGCAGGAATAATCGCACGACCACGTGCCACTTCATCTCTCACGAATTCTGGCGTGATGAGTTTAGGAATTGCTGCATTAAAGTCATGACCTGGATGTTGTGTTTGTAAAAATGTGGACATACCTTCACGTCTTTGATTTTCACGAATAGCAATGTATTCCATCTCAGGCGTCACAATGCCTTGTTTTGCATAATGCATCTGTGAAACATTTTTACCTGCTTTAGCTCGTCGTGGTTGTCTTAATAAATTAAAACGCATTTTAGTGAGCTCAGGATTTGTTTTACGCTCGTGCCCGTAAAGGGAAGTTGGACCGTCTAAAAATTCGGTATCATTTCTTTCTTCAATCCATTTGGATCGTAATGATGGAAGTCCGTTACGAATATCAATTTGATAGTTAGGGTCGGTATAAGGACCTGAGGTGTCATAGACCATCACCGGTGGATTTTTTTCCGCACCAAAAGATGATGGTGTATCAGATAAAGAGATTTCTCTAAAGGGTACTTTTAAATCCGGACGCGAACCTGTCACATAGACTTTTTTTGATTTTGCAAAAGGTTTGAGCGCTTCAGGATCGAGCGAAGCTGTTTCGTTTAAAAATTGATCGATATTTTTTTGTAATTGTTTATCGGTCGCGTTCATGAGTTACTCCTTAATTTTTTTTGTCATACCGTAAGGAGTCTTTTATAGGACTGCATTCCCTACGGCGGTATTACCCGCGTCAGGTTCAAAGGGTTTTTCTCACCACCTTAAAGATGGACCCCTAGCACTCCATAAAATTACGCGAAACCCCCATGAAATGCAAGTTAGATTTATATTTAATGAGAATCAAAACTGTGAACTTTTCTTTGGTTATAATGTGCACATGACAATGAATACCATCGAACAACATCGTTTTAATATGATTGAGCAGCAAATTCGGACTTGGGAAGTCTTAGACCCCGAAGTGCTTAATCTACTTCATCAGGTACCACGCGAAAAATTTGTACCGACTGCATACCAAGGTGTCGCTTTTGCAGATACTGAAATTCCTCTGCATGATGGCGTGCTTATGTTGGCACCAAAATTAGAAGCAAGACTCATTCAGTCTTTATCGCTTCAAAAAAAAGACCATGTATTAGTTGTGGGTTCTGGTAGTGGTTATCTCACAGCACTTGCAGCAAGTTTAACTAAAACCGTGGTATCGATTGATATCAATCCTTATTTTACAAAACTCGCTAAACAAAATTGTCAAAAATTAAAAATTAACAATATTACATTTGTGACAGGGGACGGCTCATTAGGTTGGGCAAAAGATCAACCTTATGACGCCATTCTTTTTGCAGGCTCTTTACCTCAATTGCCAGAAACTATTCGACATCAATTAAATATAAATGGAAGATTGTTAGCTATTTTAGGTGAAGCTCCTTCGATGCATGCAACATTAATTACAAAAACAAGCAACAAAGATTTTGAAGAAGAAATTTTATTTGAAACGGTAGTGCCTCCCTTGCTCGTGAAACATGAAAATACATTTGTGTTTTAGTGATTATGATCAATGATCAACTCTTAAGTCAGATCGTCTTCATTGATATCCAAGACAAGCTTGTAGATGTCATGCCTAAAAGTGAAATTAAAAAAGTCATCGATGCATCAAGCATTCTTATTCAAGCTGCAAAAATTTTAGATGTGCCTTGTCTTTATACTGAGCAATATCCTAAAGGCCTAGGCCCCACAGTGAAGAAATTAAAATCGTTGCTACCTAACTCACCGATTGAAAAAAAAGCATTCTCATGCCTTGATGCACCTCACTTTAAAAGTCATTTAGTTAAATCAAGACCCCAAATTATTTTATGTGGTTTAGAAACACACATTTGTATTTTACAAACTGCTTTGGCTTTGAAATCTTCAGGTAAAGAAGTTTTTGTGGTGGAAGATGCGACACTTTCAAGATCGAATTTAAATCATCAAAATGCGATTCATCGATTAAGATCGGAAGGTGTGGTGATTACAAATACAGAATCAGTCGTTTTTGAGTGGTTGCGAGTCGCTGATGGCGATCACTTTAAAGCGATAGTCAAACTTATCAAATCCTAGATTTAATTTTATTTAATATCTTTAATGTTGCGCCTTGATATTTTTTTATCATGTCATCACAAGCTTTTTTCATTTTTAATTGAGAAGATGATTTAAGCATCTCAGGTAATACTTTTTCTAATTGATCTAATGTTTGAATTCTAATTCCCGCACCTAATCGAATCGCTTCATTCGATATATCATGAAAGTTATAGGTATGGAGACCTAAAATCACAGGTACTTTCATCGCCATCGACTCAATAAGATTCTGTCCGCCATAAGGTAGTATTGTGCCACCCATCAGTGCGATATTCGCTAAGCTGTAATAGCTATACATCTCACCCATAGAGTCACCTAAAATAAATTGATAAGGTTTTGCAGTTATTTTTGTATCACTTCGTTTGATAAAAGAAACACGATATTTTTTTAACATCCATTCAACCTCCTTAAAACGTTGCGGATGACGAGGTACAAAAATCGTGACGAGATTTTTGATTTGAAGTTTTAATAAACTTTGTAAAATCATTTCTTCTTCATCTTGTCTTGAACTTGCAATCAAAAGTACAAATTGATTTTTTAAGTGTAAATGTTTTTTAAGTGCTGTACTTTGTATGTTTGTATCGCGCGGTGGTTCAACATCAAATTTTAAATTACCCATCACTTCAACGCCTCTTGCACCAAGCGTTTTAAAGCGCTTCGCATCATTTGTAGTTTGTGCTAATACACCTTTTAATTCTTGTAAGGATGGTTTGATA is part of the Candidatus Methylopumilus rimovensis genome and encodes:
- a CDS encoding DUF3293 domain-containing protein, with the protein product MTDTSINNELLASYKLAHYHVYGSPRFILKIGQYSPELHDIYKTSPKKIAAFITAFNPASIELSNQENKERNQQLEEKIKTLHLCYLHGEGKCDENERSGEESFLVFEIDQTEAIRLGREFGQNAIVWIPENSIPELLLLK
- a CDS encoding cytochrome b, with the protein product MAIASTKYTKTAIILHWLIGFGIIFMFLLGWYMCDLPKEAAKASSYDLFDLGIYTWQLNEEVSPRTFYFNLHKSLGITILGLIAFRVFWRLTHPAPALIKTLKAWEKKLAHATHHALYLIMILLPLSGAAMALYSKYGIKWFGIPLAQGLGDDAMRDFFKNAHEVIGIILLVLLGLHILAVLKHTFLNKDGTLKRMMFK
- a CDS encoding DoxX family protein, with amino-acid sequence MNKFLPAIARVFLAQIFLVSILISLNGIMNTPDGYIAYQNGLMSHGLPGIFAPISVIVQLLGGLTLFIGFKTRLTAFVLTIYTLINALSYLFTFTIMPSPVNLIPLQQALQYLAITGGLIVLMQNPMTTFALDNASQTKKRK
- a CDS encoding GNAT family N-acetyltransferase → MENKLKIEIVKWIDEYELLTMIREKVFIEEQKVTSQLEWDGMDKEAIHFLAFKDKKAVGCARAFVIQNRMQLGRMAVLKKYRGEGIGSALIEIAMTLAKLNQLSGIYISAQCHAINFYKKFGFEVTSDIYLDVEIPHRDMKLDF
- the mutY gene encoding A/G-specific adenine glycosylase, which gives rise to MKSLADLLITWHAKSGRHHLPWQQSKDPYSVWVSEIMLQQTQVATVIDYYNRFMKKFPTIKALAHADEEEVMKLWSGLGYYRRARFLHEGAQMIMEEMGGNFPSEFDMMLKIPGIGRSTAGAIAAFSFNQKKAILDGNVKRVLSRYFLIAEWSGLPKTEKKLWDYAESVLPNKNIDTYTQALMDLGATLCNKNPKCTLCPLKKTCLAFQKNKVHLIPAPRPQKKIPTQSTHMVIIKHHDEVLLVKRPQGGIWGGLWSLPQFENTSTTSKAWVKKYFELETNVLEENLKASTTFTHFKLDITYSILEAKSQRSKIPHTWLSLNHIEGAAIPAIIKKILLKI
- a CDS encoding exopolysaccharide biosynthesis protein; this translates as MSNHQALIQKLHGIAKKAERQSVNIEEGLSALNHFGFSLISFLLALPFMQPFPVGPISVLGGVAFAAFGWQILKGYSTPHLPQKINEIVLSADNWRRITNAAIKIIHWTEKFTRPRLALLIRDSLGIQIEAFILILSGVLMAVPFGILPLNNFFPGLAIVFCALGQLHKDGFFILIAFFWILFTILYFAAFFIGLYLLGLEGIHNFSHWLHQLVS
- a CDS encoding undecaprenyl-diphosphate phosphatase, which produces MDLSLYFSSFILGLVEGATEFLPVSSTGHLIIAAEFLKFNQTSANVFEIFIQLGSILAIVVEYRKTLFKVSSHALHDQASQNFVLRLFIAFLPAAILGLLFHKAIKAYLFSPIYVSLALILGGVVMIAIEKRPLRIISKATNDISMMQAFKIGCAQCLSLIPGVSRAAATIMGGMLTGLNRKTATEFSFYLAIPVIAAASLFDLLKNFQDLTIQDLPIFAIGFVTAFLSAYAVIKLFIRFVATHTFISFAWYRIILGILVFIYFSG
- the thiC gene encoding phosphomethylpyrimidine synthase ThiC, coding for MNATDKQLQKNIDQFLNETASLDPEALKPFAKSKKVYVTGSRPDLKVPFREISLSDTPSSFGAEKNPPVMVYDTSGPYTDPNYQIDIRNGLPSLRSKWIEERNDTEFLDGPTSLYGHERKTNPELTKMRFNLLRQPRRAKAGKNVSQMHYAKQGIVTPEMEYIAIRENQRREGMSTFLQTQHPGHDFNAAIPKLITPEFVRDEVARGRAIIPANINHPETEPMIIGRNFLVKINANIGNSALGSSISEEVEKMVWGTRWGADTVMDLSTGKNIHETREWIIRNSPVPIGTVPIYQALEKVDGKAEDLTWEIFKDTLIEQAEQGVDYFTIHAGVRLSYIPMTAKRMTGIVSRGGSIMAKWCLAHHQESFLYTHFEEICEIMKAYDVSFSLGDGLRPGSIYDANDEAQFAELKTLGELTQIAWKHDVQCMIEGPGHVPMHLIKENMDLQLEHCGEAPFYTLGPLTTDIAPGYDHITSGIGAAMIGWYGCAMLCYVTPKEHLGLPDKEDVRVGIITYKIAAHAADLAKGHPGAQIRDNALSKARFEFRWEDQFNLGLDPEKAKEFHDETLPQEGAKQAHFCSMCGPHFCSMKITQDVRDYAASKGMKEDEALKKGMEEKSIEFIKKGVEIYQKT
- a CDS encoding protein-L-isoaspartate O-methyltransferase, giving the protein MQVRFIFNENQNCELFFGYNVHMTMNTIEQHRFNMIEQQIRTWEVLDPEVLNLLHQVPREKFVPTAYQGVAFADTEIPLHDGVLMLAPKLEARLIQSLSLQKKDHVLVVGSGSGYLTALAASLTKTVVSIDINPYFTKLAKQNCQKLKINNITFVTGDGSLGWAKDQPYDAILFAGSLPQLPETIRHQLNINGRLLAILGEAPSMHATLITKTSNKDFEEEILFETVVPPLLVKHENTFVF
- a CDS encoding isochorismatase family protein, whose translation is MINDQLLSQIVFIDIQDKLVDVMPKSEIKKVIDASSILIQAAKILDVPCLYTEQYPKGLGPTVKKLKSLLPNSPIEKKAFSCLDAPHFKSHLVKSRPQIILCGLETHICILQTALALKSSGKEVFVVEDATLSRSNLNHQNAIHRLRSEGVVITNTESVVFEWLRVADGDHFKAIVKLIKS
- a CDS encoding 3-deoxy-D-manno-octulosonic acid transferase, translating into MIRFFYSLLVYFLLPFTVIKLIYRSFRQPDYLKHWSERYGFYSTSTKKIWGKRKTLWIHAVSVGETKAAIPFIKLFLKKYPHHHLLITHGTPTGRATSINIKNVRVTRIYLPFDTVDATQRFLNTFKPELGFLLETELWFNLIHQAHKKSIPLYLVNARLSEKSFQLYKKISLLIKPSLQELKGVLAQTTNDAKRFKTLGARGVEVMGNLKFDVEPPRDTNIQSTALKKHLHLKNQFVLLIASSRQDEEEMILQSLLKLQIKNLVTIFVPRHPQRFKEVEWMLKKYRVSFIKRSDTKITAKPYQFILGDSMGEMYSYYSLANIALMGGTILPYGGQNLIESMAMKVPVILGLHTYNFHDISNEAIRLGAGIRIQTLDQLEKVLPEMLKSSSQLKMKKACDDMIKKYQGATLKILNKIKSRI